The following proteins are encoded in a genomic region of Enterocloster clostridioformis:
- a CDS encoding LacI family DNA-binding transcriptional regulator encodes MSNMQDIADKAGVSRATVSRVLSDHPSVKAATRKKVLHWVKELGYEPNLIAQSLAGNSTNIIGVIVPEIAYPFFSEIIEAIESQAFYEGYSVIICNTNRSLEKEKNILTGLNKRKVDGIIAVPVSTEFSLNSYRKLNIPVTMITKKVEGFHSIYISHYRGGELMAKHFLSVGFRKIGYIGPVKKSTSAIKFQGLRDYLLANGIELTDVIECDPPANMNATGVSENVKNYILVRGIQSEVLLANDDISACEAISALQMQGISVPHDIAVAGFDNSLLAREMNPKLTSLAQPLEMIGKKAVEVLLDQINYHTQPQMYEMESRVVIRESTVSWNVQQS; translated from the coding sequence ATGTCAAATATGCAAGATATTGCTGATAAGGCAGGTGTTTCTAGGGCGACAGTTTCCAGAGTTCTCTCTGATCATCCGTCAGTTAAGGCTGCAACACGGAAAAAAGTACTCCATTGGGTTAAAGAGTTGGGATATGAACCGAATCTGATTGCTCAGAGTTTAGCGGGAAATAGCACAAATATTATCGGCGTTATAGTGCCGGAAATCGCCTATCCGTTTTTCAGTGAGATTATTGAGGCAATTGAAAGTCAAGCATTCTATGAAGGCTACAGTGTTATTATATGTAATACAAACCGGAGTTTGGAAAAAGAAAAAAATATATTAACAGGATTAAATAAAAGAAAAGTGGACGGGATTATAGCGGTCCCTGTCTCAACCGAATTCAGTCTGAATTCATATAGAAAATTGAATATTCCAGTTACGATGATTACAAAAAAGGTGGAAGGTTTCCATTCGATTTATATATCCCATTATAGGGGTGGGGAACTGATGGCAAAACATTTTCTCAGTGTCGGGTTTCGGAAAATAGGCTATATCGGACCTGTCAAGAAATCTACATCGGCTATAAAATTCCAAGGATTACGGGATTATCTTTTGGCGAACGGAATAGAACTTACAGACGTAATCGAATGTGATCCGCCGGCGAATATGAATGCTACCGGGGTATCAGAAAATGTCAAAAATTATATTTTGGTCAGAGGGATTCAAAGTGAAGTATTGCTTGCCAACGATGATATTTCTGCCTGTGAAGCCATATCAGCATTGCAGATGCAGGGCATATCCGTGCCGCATGATATAGCGGTTGCGGGGTTTGACAATTCTCTGCTCGCAAGGGAAATGAATCCTAAACTGACTTCGCTGGCACAGCCTTTGGAGATGATTGGAAAAAAAGCTGTGGAAGTACTTCTTGATCAGATAAATTACCATACTCAGCCCCAGATGTATGAGATGGAATCTCGTGTGGTAATAAGAGAATCAACAGTGAGCTGGAATGTACAGCAATCGTGA